The Lactuca sativa cultivar Salinas chromosome 2, Lsat_Salinas_v11, whole genome shotgun sequence genome includes the window TAGTCATGAAATACACTAGTTCTAGTAATGTTTTGTAAAGAAAATATGAGCAAGTTTCAAGATAATAGAACACATTTATTGGAAGCTAATATGAGGTTTGATTGATTGTATTGGGTTTAGTTATTGTAATTTTATTCAAACATTATCACTGAAATaattaagtatttttttaatttatagcaATTACATCAACATTGTAAGTATCGTCttttcttgtatttttttttattagtgACCACTTTTTTTGGTCTCTAACAGTAAATATTTAGTGACCACTTTTTGGTCACTATGGTCATTAATATGGTAATGAAAACCAGTGACATTTTTGTGGTCATTAAAAGTCGTCACTAAATGAATAAAACAGTGACGACTTTCTTCAATTAGTGACAATATTCAGTGACGAAACGGGTCGTCACAAATTTAGTGGCGAGTATATTTTAGTCACTATTTAGTGACCATATTCAATTTTGGTCACAAAATCGATTTTGTGACGGACCTATAGTGACGAAAAGTGACGACTGTAATTTTCGTCACTAAATCATTTTGTGACGAATCGTTCTACTGTTAGTGACCATTTCGTTTTGGTCACTAATTGGCATTTTTTTTGTAGTGATTGTTAAACATATCTTAGAAGGTACACAACCTAGTGGTATGGAGAAAGATTTGATCGGTATCAAGTCTCGTCTAGATGAATTATATCCATTATTGGACGTGGAAGCAACAGAAGAGGTGCTTATGATAGGGATATTGGGAATGGGAGGAATCGGTAAGACAACTATTGCCCAAGCTTTATTTCGAAAAATTGCTTGTGATTTTGAGGGTAGTAGCTTTGTTCAAGATGTGAGAAAAAATAGTTCTAGTAAAGAAGATAAATGCGCTTTACAACAGAAGATTATAGGAGAAATACTAGGTTCAAGGAATATTTTGACTTCAAAGTTGTCGCGTGTGGATCCCGTGTATGGAGCCCAGATGATACAGAGAAGATTTTGCAATAAAAAGATTCTACTTGTTCTTGATGATGTGGATGATGTCGAGCAATTAGAATTCCTAGCTGCAACACGTGAGTGGTTTGGTCCTGGAAGTAGAATCATCATAACCACTAGAGACAAGCATTTGCTATCAGATACTGATGCCATCTATAAACCTGATTTTTTACTTATGAATGAAGCTGTTGAGCTCTTCAGTAGGCATGCTTTTGGGAAAAGTGGTCCTTTGGATGGGTATGAGGAGTTGTTATATCGTGCAATACACTACGCTAGTTGTCTTCCTCTAGCCCTGAAAGTTTTAGGATCATTCTTCCGTGGAAGACAAGTAGGTGTATGGGAAGATGCTTTAAATAGACTTGGAAAAACATCAGATGATAAAATTCTTGAAACGTTAAAGTTGAGTTTCGATGGGTTAAAAGGTTCTGAGAAACAAATATTCCTAGACATTGCATGTTTCTTCAAGGGCAAAGATGAAGAACATGTAACTAGAGTACTCGATAGCTTCGGTTTTCACCCAGTAATAGGGATTAGTATTCTTATTGAAAGATCTCTTATAACTGTTTCAAATAAAAAGTTACATATGCATGACCTCATACAGGAAATGGGTTGGGAAATAGTTCGTGAGAGCTTTCCAAATAGCAGGCTATTTCAACTTGAACATGTACATGATTTCATCAAGGGAAACAAGGTAAATTTATCCAATATCTTTACAAAGTGGCTTTCTCTTTTGCTTCTAATTAATATATCCTAATAAAGATGCCTTAATTCTTTGTTGCAGAGTCCAAAATCGATTGAAGCCATAATGTTGATGGACAATGAATATCATACTATTGACTATGATGCAAAGTTGTGTTTAAGTGCTGATGTTTTTGCAAGCATGAAAAAGCTTCGTCTACTTGATATTGACAGGAATTTCACTTCTACCCAGCCTACATTTCTCCCTGATGAGTTGCGATGGCTTTGTTGGAATGAGTACCCATTCTTGTCTCTGCCAATAGCAGATATGTGTAAGCTTGTTGGGCTGGAAATGGCCAAAGGAGACATCAAACATTTATGGAAGGGACGAAAGGTATCTAGTAGATGAAATCACTTTCTTTGTTCATGATCATTTATATCTATATACACAAAACGTGCATATATGTGTTTATCAAATTCTATATGATCTCAAGGTTTAGCTTTTGTTTCTCTTTTACTTGTCAGATTCTTCCGCACTTGAAATTCATTCACCTTAAAAGCTTGTACAACCTCAGATCTCTTCCAGATGTGTCTGGGGCCCCAAATATGGAGAGGTTAATTTTGTCAGATTGTGATAGTTTGGAGGAGGTTCACAAGTCTCTTGGATCTCATAGAGGACTTGTTTACTTGGATATAAATGGTTGCAGTGAGCTCAGGCGCCTCCCATCCAGCATTGAGATGGAATCCTTGGAGACTCTAATTCTCTCTGGATGCGAGTGCCTTGAAATGTTTCCAGAAGTCTCCCCATGTATGGTAAAATTATCACACATTAATCTTCATTCTTGTTCTCAAATAAAAGATTTACCCTCATCAATTAGATATCTGACTAACCTAAACTACTTGAATCTCACAAACTGTAACAATCTTAAGGTCATacccgattctatttgtgagtTAAAGTATCTTAAGTGTCTTCTTCTTCACAACTGTGTCAAACTAAAAGATTTTCCAGAGAAgctgcaaaacatgcaaatgcTAGAAGAACTTTGGTTAGGATTTGAGCGTGATCACATAATTGGAAGGCCACTGAAGAGTGTTGGTTTTCATAGTTTCACAAATTTGTTATCCTTGAGAAAATTAGATCTTAGTTGGAGAGAAATTGAAGAGGAAAGCTTCCCCAATAATCTTGATGTGTTGTCCTCTTTGGAAGAGTTATTTTTAAGTGGCAACTCTAAGTTAGTCCAGTTACCTGTAAGTATCTTCCATCTTTCTCGTCTTAAACGCCTAGAGGTGAATGAGTGTCGCCAACTTCGAAGGTTGTGTGTGCTTCCATCTAGCATACAAGTATTGAAGGCAAATCATTGTATATCATTGGAAAAGATCCGAGATCTATCAAAAGAGGGCGAATGGTTGTATAAGATATGGCTAATTCAATGCAAAAAACTTCTAGAGGATGAAGAGAGTGTAAGATGCCTTGATAAGATGTTGCAACTGTCTTTCATTAAGGTCATCCCTCTATCTCTATTATCCTATTTAATTTACATAGGCCTTTTTTGTCACGCTGGAAAGGATTGGATgggaaaatagttttttaatgttTGTCCCACTAATATCTTGTCCATAAACACAGTACAACCTGTCCTGCAATTGTTGGAGTTAATAAGCAATTCCAATATTTCCTCAAGTTTGTGTAACAACAAATCCATGGAGGACCATTCTTTTCCTGATCATCATGCAATCATCTGTTGGATTTAATCTAACATAAAAGAACTTGCAGGATCATTTGCATCGGGAAGAATGTAAAGGAGGGTTTCTTTacacaaacaaacacacacattcTTTTATTACCTCCACAAATATTACAAtttacatagcacacatatataTAGACTTCAACAGACACAACCCTTCTATACGTTGCATCTTTTTCTTCAACCATTGCACATCTTCATGTTCACCATCACAACTTTTCTAGGTTGACGTTTTTTTATTGGGTTAACCAAGTTAACTTCCATAGCAACCGAATTTATAACTGCAAATATAATAACTATATTCCTTAGGGGCAAGTCTAGCTTATACTTCTAACATTAATGACCCGCATTTCATGAGAAAATCTTGAACATCCGACAACAAATAACTAACAGTCACCCCACTATCATGGAAGAAACGCTTATATTGTTTCAAAAACTAAGCAtgatgttttttgtttgttacAGAAATGTGCTGCAGTAAATCATCGATTAAGTATCAATGTTCCTGGTAGCAAGATTCCAAGCTGGTTCACTGAAGAAAAGCATGGGTGCAGAGTAACATTAAAGTTACCTCACAAATGGGATGCCCAGGTCATGGGTTTCGTGTTATGTGGTGTGTTTCATGGGAATCAGTGGTCGGAAGCCACTGTTCCTCGCATTGTCTTCAGAATTGTAAGAGATGGAAAGGGGATTCCTATGTCCGAGGTTAACTGTATGAAGAATGCAAACAAAACATATGAGAATGGGAATATGTGGATAAGCTATATTCCGATAGGTTTCTTTCAGCAGATGTATCATGATCTTCAACCTGAAGATTGGTCTCATATTGAAGGTAATCTTCACATGACTATAATGTTATCAAATGGCAGAAGAGCTGTAAGATGTGGGGCACATATTGTGTACAAGAGAGATGTGGAACTCCACCAACAATTTACAACTTGCATATCTGATTATGGCCCCGTGGTGCATGTTAGTGATGAGGATCTAGGATATGATAACGTTATCTCTGGAAACACTTATGTCTATGAAGAAAAGTCTGATGAGAAGATGTTGATGCCATTAAGAAGTAGAACCTCAGCAAGACGCAGCACAAAGAGCATATGTTATATGCAAGCGTCTACCATGGCGTCCCCTGAACTTTTTACAATGGCCAATGAACCTGGTATTTGATCCTTTTGTTCCTTTTGTTCACCAATGGTTATTTTGCATGATCCGTGTCTTTCAATATTCACCATATTTTTACAAGGTGGACAACAAATCGCAATTTAGCAGTGGCGTTAAATAATAATTCTGAATCTTGGAATCCTATGGCTGATTATGAAATTAAGAACCCTAATCAACTATTAATATGGTTAGATGTGAGAAAGAAAAGACAAAAGTAGTTTATTGGTATTTTTGGCGTACAATACGGAAGTATGCATGCATGATCCGTATCCAATCCGTTTcttatatttttctattttttgtagATACAGGTGAACACATTCTGGAGCCTTCTACAATTGTAAGTCATTTGTCTCTCATTTTGAAATCTCGTGACTTTCGAAATTAAGTGTTTTTTATTCGTTTTTTCATTTATCTTTTTTGCCTTAAGTCGCTAAACAATATTATACTTTTCTTGGTTGTCATTAAAATATAATACATTCACTATTACCTTTGTTTTAGATGAATACTGACTGTTCGATGGAATTCTCCGACGAGATGTTTATGGGTTTGTTTACTTTGTGAAAGGTTTTCCCTTTGATATCTTGGTTTTTTTAAATGTCTAGAGTAATTACCTCTATAGTCTCAACCTAACTTGTAAATCAGTGCAATTCCTGTTATAGCATATTTTAGATAGAAACTGTAATATGTGAGGAGTTTCAATATCATGTAGGTTAGTTATTCACATCTTGTAGGTGGTGTAAGGTTGTTGATAGTGATGTTTGATGATCAAGTAGTTTTAGTTTGTATAATTTGAGAAAAATAGGGTATTCGGGACAGCATGCCAGACAACATCTTGACTAACATCTTGTTCAAGATGTTGGAGgctactaattaaattatttttatctttatttgTCTGTCTCTTTGATTGAGGTGTTGAATGTGTCAATGAAAACCCGGATAACTCGGAATCTCATCAAGAAACACACGGAAAAAGACCTGGTTGCTAATAATCTCACAATAGAAGATAATGCCGAGATTTTAGCATAGTTGTTACTAGTCGTTGGAAATATTATGTATAAATAGGAGGTAATCTCACATATTTACAAACAAGAACACACTAGTTTTTACTTGCAATCAATAAAATAATTCTCTTTGCTGTATACTCTTTCAGTTAACCAATAAGCACAACAAAAGACAACCTGAAAATTGCTagctcccaaggttttatgtcagAGATCTTAGTTAATATCAAGGGCTTTCTTTATAATCCTTGTACCTTATATTGCATTCCGATCACACCACTCCAACCTTTACTAATATGGTTGAGTTACACCTAGCCCATTTTTTACCAAACATCTACGAACCACGTTTAGGTTTTTCATATCACGGTCAACAGAGTTTTGTAAAAACCATCATATGCTAATTCAATTTTATCAAAGTTGGTTTCAATGAAAAGATATGGTCTATGTTAGACACCACTCCAGACTATTCGAAGTGTTCCACATTGTTCTTATTCCATACATGGTATTCTAAGCATGAAGAAATGTTGGTTTAAGAGAATAGACAATGGTATGAAAGATGTAAGACAATGGTATGAAAGTTTTATTGTAATACCGAAATGTAAGACAATGGTACAAGCCAACTTGATATATGATCTTCAAGCTACCTTTGAGGCTATAAAAGCAAAAATGGAAAGAACTATGAAATTGTAATTTCATATAAAGGTGATAAAGTGTAAACTTTGAGGCTATAAAAGCTAACCTTGGAGGTAAGGTAAGGGAAAATGGTACAAAGGTAACTTGTAGTGGACTTGAAAATGAAGCAATAGCAACAAAAACCAGCTTAAAATGAGTTCATACGAAGAATCTATAAGGTTGCAAAGTTGGACAAAAAGTTAATGAATGTTGATTAGGAAATTTGACAGCTGCATGATGTCAACTTTGGAGCTTAATAAGTCCATATCTATAGCTGATTAGAAATAACTTTATATACTAAAGTTATAGTCTATAAAACATAGAATAGATAGCAACACGAATCAGATAAAACAGATGTGTAATGAATGAGATATGGTAGCTTGAAGATTGTTTGTTCAAACACATGAAATACTGAAATGTTCAGACCTCCATGTTCACGGCTGAATAACTCCGGTTCTCGACAAATTTAGATAATACAAATAATAAGAAACTTGTACTATTCCTAACAGGCTTTCCAACTATATAAAGTTTTCCCAAATGGGAGTTCTTACAACTGAGTTACGAGGTTGGAAATATAagtaaaaatcataatttttgcTTGGAAATTATTCTAAGCCAAGGAGGTAAGGGCAATTTGGTACTTTTGATTAGCTACCAAGTCAAAATCAGGTTGTATGAGTTTATTTCCAGGGACGCTTCCTGAAACGAGACAAAGAAGAAACATGTTTGCATTTTTTTTTCCTTCTGCGTGCGCTTGGCACAAACCGGTACGCACACAGTGCTCGTGCGCTAATCGGCAggagaaggagagagagagagaccattgACTCTCTCCATTTTTATCTGCATGTGTGTGTGCGATTTTGTGCTGTTGAGGAAGAGAGAAATAGATTAGAAGAACGAAGGAAACAGCAACGGCTGCTGTAGGCGGCGGCGGTGGTCGGGGAACACCCCCATTCGTTCGATATCTTGCTGAAACTAATCCATCATCACCGAATTTCACTGCTGGACAGATTCTTGGGATGTAAAATCTGGTACCCTAGAATTGGTAATTCTTATAATGTAATTCATGTTGAAATTGATTATGGATTATATGAATAAATCATAAATTGATTTCAAGAAACAGGGATTAGTTGAGTCGATTCGGTTTTTCTtgaggttgaagatgatgaaTAGTGACCTTtgacttttatgttttggttaaACCTTGAGTTTTGAGTAAAAACATCTAGTAATAAATGTGAGCATGATCAGAAACTTGAAATTGATGTAAAAACACAAACATGTTGCTATGAACTTTATGAACTTGACAACTTGTTATTTTAGAAACTTTATTGGAAGTAgattgttaaaatgagtaaaaAGTCAATAATTTGAAAGGGGTTTGACAACCTAAAcatttttttgttataaaaaacCGATTAGGCATGAAAGATTAATGAAATTTCACCCTAGAACTTAAAGAAAACACATTTAGGCAAGTAGGATGCCTAAATGAGAAAATTTGTGTTAAACACTTGGATGCATGAGATTTTAGTAAGGTCCTGTTTGATAGTTTATGTCTGGGAAAGTGCTGTCTGGTAAAGTGTTGTGtgggaaagttttctgactgggaaagaaatcatattgtttgattgtacatctgattgactgtgctgaatgatgaaaaaaaataaataaataacaattcaataaaaaataaattttaaaaaagttatctaaaaaaattaataatattccaataaagaaagaaagaggcggagtttggtgtataattgtctttccagcccattcagccagaaagatatgattttggggctttatgggaaagacatatcttaccggaAAAGACCTCTTCTTTTGTGTAAATCAAACTGTCTTTCCGGTCCATTTAgccagaaagatctgtttggacctGGAAAAATGTGTATCAAACAGGGCCTTAGTTTTCAAAATAGGACCAGAATGGTAAAATTGGCAAGTTTGGTTATTAAGCTTTTGTGGAGCATAAATAATTATTAGTTAGAGTTGAAAGATTATTAGAATGACTTGATGGGAATAGTCATTACATTATATGAAAATCTGGGGTATTTTGCTTGATTAAAGTCTATTGGTAaagtgaaagtacattgttaaaagTGTGATTGTCAATGTTGAAGGTTCGATGCAAGACTCGGAACAAAGGATTCTTGGAAACGAATAAGACCAAGAGCTAGTGGAATTGTGTATCTAGACATACGTCGCTACTAAGGTGAGTATCCAGACTCTTTTCCTGGATGTTTGATATCTAGTTATGTGATGAGTAATATGTGATGTTATGGTGTTACTAAGGATGTAAAACTATACTTTGAATAATCTTGACCCTTTGATAATTTGTTAATGATTTTTGTGTGTATGATATTAATATTTGATTCATTGAATTGAGAATTTAAAAATAGTTATATGGCTGGAATGGTGAGAAATTAAGTAATGATGCCACGGGTTGACATTGTGATTCGATATTCGTTGGAATGTTACAGGTTGACATTGCGATTTGATACATGTTGGAATGTCACGGGCTAACATTGTGATTCGATATTTATTGGAATGTTGTGAGCTGACATTGC containing:
- the LOC111917362 gene encoding disease resistance protein RPV1 isoform X4, which produces MASLKSSPSSSSSVPPGRWKNDVFLSFRGEDTRNNFVDHLYSALLQKGIHAFKDDEKLDKGKPVSTELLKAIEESRFSVVVISKTYADSSWCLDELVKIMECQVHMGQMVLPVFYHVDPSHVRGQKRDFDTAFQQHEDTFKGEMEKVNKWRKALAAAANLSGWHVTETGNGGESAIIKEIVKHILEGTQPSGMEKDLIGIKSRLDELYPLLDVEATEEVLMIGILGMGGIGKTTIAQALFRKIACDFEGSSFVQDVRKNSSSKEDKCALQQKIIGEILGSRNILTSKLSRVDPVYGAQMIQRRFCNKKILLVLDDVDDVEQLEFLAATREWFGPGSRIIITTRDKHLLSDTDAIYKPDFLLMNEAVELFSRHAFGKSGPLDGYEELLYRAIHYASCLPLALKVLGSFFRGRQVGVWEDALNRLGKTSDDKILETLKLSFDGLKGSEKQIFLDIACFFKGKDEEHVTRVLDSFGFHPVIGISILIERSLITVSNKKLHMHDLIQEMGWEIVRESFPNSRLFQLEHVHDFIKGNKSPKSIEAIMLMDNEYHTIDYDAKLCLSADVFASMKKLRLLDIDRNFTSTQPTFLPDELRWLCWNEYPFLSLPIADMCKLVGLEMAKGDIKHLWKGRKILPHLKFIHLKSLYNLRSLPDVSGAPNMERLILSDCDSLEEVHKSLGSHRGLVYLDINGCSELRRLPSSIEMESLETLILSGCECLEMFPEVSPCMKCAAVNHRLSINVPGSKIPSWFTEEKHGCRVTLKLPHKWDAQVMGFVLCGVFHGNQWSEATVPRIVFRIVRDGKGIPMSEVNCMKNANKTYENGNMWISYIPIGFFQQMYHDLQPEDWSHIEGNLHMTIMLSNGRRAVRCGAHIVYKRDVELHQQFTTCISDYGPVVHVSDEDLGYDNVISGNTYVYEEKSDEKMLMPLRSRTSARRSTKSICYMQASTMASPELFTMANEPDTGEHILEPSTIMNTDCSMEFSDEMFMGLFTL
- the LOC111917362 gene encoding disease resistance protein RPV1 isoform X3; this encodes MASLKSSPSSSSSVPPGRWKNDVFLSFRGEDTRNNFVDHLYSALLQKGIHAFKDDEKLDKGKPVSTELLKAIEESRFSVVVISKTYADSSWCLDELVKIMECQVHMGQMVLPVFYHVDPSHVRGQKRDFDTAFQQHEDTFKGEMEKVNKWRKALAAAANLSGWHVTETGNGGESAIIKEIVKHILEGTQPSGMEKDLIGIKSRLDELYPLLDVEATEEVLMIGILGMGGIGKTTIAQALFRKIACDFEGSSFVQDVRKNSSSKEDKCALQQKIIGEILGSRNILTSKLSRVDPVYGAQMIQRRFCNKKILLVLDDVDDVEQLEFLAATREWFGPGSRIIITTRDKHLLSDTDAIYKPDFLLMNEAVELFSRHAFGKSGPLDGYEELLYRAIHYASCLPLALKVLGSFFRGRQVGVWEDALNRLGKTSDDKILETLKLSFDGLKGSEKQIFLDIACFFKGKDEEHVTRVLDSFGFHPVIGISILIERSLITVSNKKLHMHDLIQEMGWEIVRESFPNSRLFQLEHVHDFIKGNKSPKSIEAIMLMDNEYHTIDYDAKLCLSADVFASMKKLRLLDIDRNFTSTQPTFLPDELRWLCWNEYPFLSLPIADMCKLVGLEMAKGDIKHLWKGRKILPHLKFIHLKSLYNLRSLPDVSGAPNMERLILSDCDSLEEVHKSLGSHRGLVYLDINGCSELRRLPSSIEMESLETLILSGCECLEMFPEVSPCMVKLSHINLHSCSQIKDLPSSIRYLTNLNYLNLTNCNNLKVIPDSICELKYLKCLLLHNCVKLKDFPEKLQNMQMLEELWLGFERDHIIGRPLKSVGFHSFTNLLSLRKLDLSWREIEEESFPNNLDVLSSLEELFLSGNSKLVQLPVSIFHLSRLKRLEVNECRQLRRLCVLPSSIQVLKANHCISLEKIRDLSKEGEWLYKIWLIQCKKLLEDEESVRCLDKMLQLSFIKKCAAVNHRLSINVPGSKIPSWFTEEKHGCRVTLKLPHKWDAQVMGFVLCGVFHGNQWSEATVPRIVFRIVRDGKGIPMSEVNCMKNANKTYENGNMWISYIPIGFFQQMYHDLQPEDWSHIEVMRI
- the LOC111917362 gene encoding TMV resistance protein N isoform X2, giving the protein MASLKSSPSSSSSVPPGRWKNDVFLSFRGEDTRNNFVDHLYSALLQKGIHAFKDDEKLDKGKPVSTELLKAIEESRFSVVVISKTYADSSWCLDELVKIMECQVHMGQMVLPVFYHVDPSHVRGQKRDFDTAFQQHEDTFKGEMEKVNKWRKALAAAANLSGWHVTETGNGGESAIIKEIVKHILEGTQPSGMEKDLIGIKSRLDELYPLLDVEATEEVLMIGILGMGGIGKTTIAQALFRKIACDFEGSSFVQDVRKNSSSKEDKCALQQKIIGEILGSRNILTSKLSRVDPVYGAQMIQRRFCNKKILLVLDDVDDVEQLEFLAATREWFGPGSRIIITTRDKHLLSDTDAIYKPDFLLMNEAVELFSRHAFGKSGPLDGYEELLYRAIHYASCLPLALKVLGSFFRGRQVGVWEDALNRLGKTSDDKILETLKLSFDGLKGSEKQIFLDIACFFKGKDEEHVTRVLDSFGFHPVIGISILIERSLITVSNKKLHMHDLIQEMGWEIVRESFPNSRLFQLEHVHDFIKGNKSPKSIEAIMLMDNEYHTIDYDAKLCLSADVFASMKKLRLLDIDRNFTSTQPTFLPDELRWLCWNEYPFLSLPIADMCKLVGLEMAKGDIKHLWKGRKILPHLKFIHLKSLYNLRSLPDVSGAPNMERLILSDCDSLEEVHKSLGSHRGLVYLDINGCSELRRLPSSIEMESLETLILSGCECLEMFPEVSPCMVKLSHINLHSCSQIKDLPSSIRYLTNLNYLNLTNCNNLKVIPDSICELKYLKCLLLHNCVKLKDFPEKLQNMQMLEELWLGFERDHIIGRPLKSVGFHSFTNLLSLRKLDLSWREIEEESFPNNLDVLSSLEELFLSGNSKLVQLPVSIFHLSRLKRLEVNECRQLRRLCVLPSSIQVLKANHCISLEKIRDLSKEGEWLYKIWLIQCKKLLEDEESVRCLDKMLQLSFIKKCAAVNHRLSINVPGSKIPSWFTEEKHGCRVTLKLPHKWDAQVMGFVLCGVFHGNQWSEATVPRIVFRIVRDGKGIPMSEVNCMKNANKTYENGNMWISYIPIGFFQQMYHDLQPEDWSHIEGNLHMTIMLSNGRRAVRCGAHIVYKRDVELHQQFTTCISDYGPVVHVSDEDLGYDNVISGNTYVYEEKSDEKMLMPLRSRTSARRSTKSICYMQASTMASPELFTMANEPGEHILEPSTIMNTDCSMEFSDEMFMGLFTL
- the LOC111917362 gene encoding TMV resistance protein N isoform X1 — its product is MASLKSSPSSSSSVPPGRWKNDVFLSFRGEDTRNNFVDHLYSALLQKGIHAFKDDEKLDKGKPVSTELLKAIEESRFSVVVISKTYADSSWCLDELVKIMECQVHMGQMVLPVFYHVDPSHVRGQKRDFDTAFQQHEDTFKGEMEKVNKWRKALAAAANLSGWHVTETGNGGESAIIKEIVKHILEGTQPSGMEKDLIGIKSRLDELYPLLDVEATEEVLMIGILGMGGIGKTTIAQALFRKIACDFEGSSFVQDVRKNSSSKEDKCALQQKIIGEILGSRNILTSKLSRVDPVYGAQMIQRRFCNKKILLVLDDVDDVEQLEFLAATREWFGPGSRIIITTRDKHLLSDTDAIYKPDFLLMNEAVELFSRHAFGKSGPLDGYEELLYRAIHYASCLPLALKVLGSFFRGRQVGVWEDALNRLGKTSDDKILETLKLSFDGLKGSEKQIFLDIACFFKGKDEEHVTRVLDSFGFHPVIGISILIERSLITVSNKKLHMHDLIQEMGWEIVRESFPNSRLFQLEHVHDFIKGNKSPKSIEAIMLMDNEYHTIDYDAKLCLSADVFASMKKLRLLDIDRNFTSTQPTFLPDELRWLCWNEYPFLSLPIADMCKLVGLEMAKGDIKHLWKGRKILPHLKFIHLKSLYNLRSLPDVSGAPNMERLILSDCDSLEEVHKSLGSHRGLVYLDINGCSELRRLPSSIEMESLETLILSGCECLEMFPEVSPCMVKLSHINLHSCSQIKDLPSSIRYLTNLNYLNLTNCNNLKVIPDSICELKYLKCLLLHNCVKLKDFPEKLQNMQMLEELWLGFERDHIIGRPLKSVGFHSFTNLLSLRKLDLSWREIEEESFPNNLDVLSSLEELFLSGNSKLVQLPVSIFHLSRLKRLEVNECRQLRRLCVLPSSIQVLKANHCISLEKIRDLSKEGEWLYKIWLIQCKKLLEDEESVRCLDKMLQLSFIKKCAAVNHRLSINVPGSKIPSWFTEEKHGCRVTLKLPHKWDAQVMGFVLCGVFHGNQWSEATVPRIVFRIVRDGKGIPMSEVNCMKNANKTYENGNMWISYIPIGFFQQMYHDLQPEDWSHIEGNLHMTIMLSNGRRAVRCGAHIVYKRDVELHQQFTTCISDYGPVVHVSDEDLGYDNVISGNTYVYEEKSDEKMLMPLRSRTSARRSTKSICYMQASTMASPELFTMANEPDTGEHILEPSTIMNTDCSMEFSDEMFMGLFTL